Proteins from a genomic interval of Bacteroidota bacterium:
- a CDS encoding 50S ribosomal protein L1, protein MAKLTKKRKTILGKFDATKVYNLRDAAKIVKDITTTKFDSSVDVSVRLGIDTAKGQVVRGTVAMPHGIGKAVRVLVLCTPDKEAEAKAAGADHIGLDDYVTKIKEGWTDIDVIVCTPSVMGKVGALGKVLGPRGLMPNPKTGTVTMEVGKAVKEVKAGKIDFKADKQGIVHASIGKVSFDADKLADNANELIQSIAKLKPAASKGTYIKSITMSSTMSAGVKIDSRIVG, encoded by the coding sequence ATGGCAAAGTTGACTAAAAAAAGAAAAACAATCCTCGGAAAGTTTGACGCTACAAAAGTATACAACCTCCGCGATGCTGCTAAAATTGTAAAAGATATTACCACAACCAAATTTGATTCTTCGGTGGATGTAAGCGTCCGCCTCGGAATTGACACAGCGAAAGGACAAGTTGTTCGCGGAACGGTTGCAATGCCTCACGGAATCGGAAAAGCTGTTCGCGTGCTGGTGCTCTGCACTCCCGATAAAGAAGCAGAAGCAAAAGCAGCAGGCGCAGACCACATTGGATTGGATGACTATGTTACAAAAATTAAAGAAGGATGGACTGATATTGATGTAATCGTTTGCACTCCATCTGTGATGGGAAAAGTTGGCGCGCTTGGAAAAGTTCTCGGTCCGCGCGGACTTATGCCCAATCCTAAAACCGGAACGGTAACAATGGAAGTTGGCAAAGCAGTAAAAGAAGTTAAAGCCGGTAAAATTGATTTCAAGGCAGACAAGCAGGGAATTGTTCACGCTTCCATCGGAAAAGTTTCGTTCGATGCAGATAAACTTGCCGACAACGCAAATGAATTAATTCAATCAATCGCAAAATTAAAACCCGCTGCTTCCAAGGGTACATATATAAAGAGCATCACAATGTCCAGTACTATGAGCGCTGGCGTTAAGATTGACTCCCGAATCGTTGGCTAA
- a CDS encoding 50S ribosomal protein L10, with translation MNKQEKNQVIDSLAVMLKESTHFYLTDTSGLTVEKTNQLRRMCFDKDVKMLVVKNTLLSKAMEKTGNPVYEPFHDTLKGTTAIMFSAVANAPAKIMKEFRGKGSDKPTLKSAWVEESVYIGHNQLETLAGIKSKNEMIGEIIGLLQSPARTIIGGLLNKKSGEAEAPAQS, from the coding sequence ATGAACAAACAAGAAAAAAATCAAGTGATAGATTCTCTCGCAGTAATGCTGAAAGAGAGTACTCATTTTTATCTGACAGATACTTCAGGGCTGACGGTTGAAAAAACAAACCAGTTAAGAAGAATGTGTTTCGACAAGGATGTAAAAATGCTCGTTGTAAAAAACACGCTTCTCAGCAAAGCCATGGAGAAAACAGGAAATCCTGTTTACGAACCATTTCACGATACACTGAAAGGAACCACCGCAATTATGTTTTCTGCAGTTGCAAACGCTCCTGCAAAAATCATGAAAGAGTTCAGAGGAAAAGGAAGCGACAAGCCGACTTTGAAATCTGCATGGGTGGAAGAGTCAGTTTACATCGGGCACAACCAGTTAGAAACTTTAGCAGGAATCAAGAGCAAAAATGAAATGATTGGAGAAATTATCGGATTGCTCCAGTCGCCTGCAAGAACAATCATTGGCGGGCTGCTCAATAAAAAATCAGGAGAAGCAGAAGCACCCGCTCAAAGTTAA
- the rplL gene encoding 50S ribosomal protein L7/L12, whose translation MADLKQLADQLVNLTVKDVNELAKILKDEYGIEPAAAAAAPAAAGAAPVEKSTFDVILKSGGAAKLQVVKLVKELTGLGLKEAKDLVDAAPKPLKEGISKEDAESLKKQLTEAGAEVEVK comes from the coding sequence ATGGCCGACTTAAAGCAACTTGCCGACCAGTTAGTAAATCTGACTGTAAAAGACGTAAACGAACTTGCGAAAATTCTCAAGGACGAATACGGAATTGAACCTGCCGCTGCCGCTGCAGCACCTGCCGCTGCCGGAGCAGCACCAGTAGAAAAATCAACCTTTGATGTAATCCTCAAAAGTGGAGGCGCTGCTAAACTTCAGGTTGTAAAACTTGTTAAAGAACTTACAGGTCTTGGCTTGAAAGAAGCAAAAGACCTTGTTGACGCTGCACCCAAACCGCTTAAAGAAGGTATCTCGAAAGAAGATGCTGAGTCATTGAAAAAACAATTGACCGAAGCAGGAGCAGAAGTTGAAGTTAAGTAA